In one Longimicrobiaceae bacterium genomic region, the following are encoded:
- a CDS encoding metal ABC transporter ATP-binding protein, producing the protein MSELVSFQGVTLGYGRRPILSGLDFGIAEGDFLGLVGPNGAGKTTVLRGILGSLKPMTGTIRLDPALRFGYVPQRDQVDYNFPLKVTDVVMMGRYDRIGLGRRPGKDDRARAQAALEHVGIPDLADRHLADLSGGQKQRTLIARALVGEPNVLILDEPTNGMDLVSTTQILGLVRELHERDGLTVIMVSHALNEVANYVERIALVVGGGFRIGTVDEIMTEATLSEMYGIPVEVDSFNGHRIVLARRAPAGEAGGRV; encoded by the coding sequence ATGAGCGAGCTGGTCAGCTTCCAGGGGGTGACGCTCGGCTACGGGCGGCGCCCCATCCTGAGCGGCCTGGACTTCGGCATCGCCGAGGGAGACTTCCTGGGCCTCGTGGGACCCAACGGTGCGGGGAAGACCACGGTTCTGCGGGGCATCCTGGGCTCGCTCAAGCCCATGACGGGCACCATCCGCCTGGACCCGGCGCTGCGGTTCGGCTACGTGCCGCAGCGCGACCAGGTGGACTACAACTTCCCGCTCAAGGTCACCGACGTGGTGATGATGGGCCGCTACGACCGAATCGGCCTGGGCCGGCGGCCGGGGAAGGACGACCGGGCCCGCGCGCAGGCCGCGCTGGAGCACGTGGGCATTCCCGACCTTGCGGACCGGCACCTGGCCGACCTGTCCGGGGGCCAGAAGCAGCGCACGCTCATCGCCCGCGCGCTGGTGGGCGAGCCCAACGTGCTGATCCTGGACGAGCCCACGAACGGCATGGACCTGGTCTCCACCACCCAGATCCTGGGCCTCGTGCGCGAGCTGCACGAGCGCGACGGACTGACGGTGATCATGGTGAGCCACGCGCTGAACGAGGTGGCCAACTACGTGGAGCGCATCGCCCTGGTGGTGGGCGGCGGCTTCCGCATCGGGACGGTGGACGAGATCATGACGGAGGCGACGCTGAGCGAGATGTACGGCATTCCGGT